The window ACAAAATTTTCACCAAAGCTGGATGGGATTTTTCTGGCAGGTTGTGCCGAGTCAGGAAATTTGGCAATCCTTGGTAGGAAGTTAATATCCAAAAGCTGGATGTGAGTACCTTCCTTCTTCCCAACTGGTACTGAAGTTAAATTTGGTGACTCGTAAATTTCAGGAGTTCGAATTCCATGTACAGTATGAGGATCAGTAGTTAATGCTTCGTCTTCCATATTAGTTGCAAAGGCAGAACAGCTTGGTCCAGAGTGCTCTCTAGGTTTTGACAATCGGTTCGATGATGATGGAGTCTCCCCATTTTCAGCTTCACTTGACTTAAAAACACGCCTCATTGTGAAGGAAGCACATGAATGCTCACTCTTTTGACCAGCTGACATTAACCGAACTATCGGTAACTTGGGTTTATTGATGTCGTCAAGGTTTCCCTCCCAATGCTGGTTTAACCAGTCACATATGATGGGGATCGGTATACCGAATTGCATGGGAAAGTCCTTCCTTGACGATGAAGAGGATGGTGAAGCGGATGATGATTTTGAGTGTGAGGATGTTGCAAGCTTCATAGGGTCACATACAATGAACGCAAGATTGCCATGAACATCAAAACCAGCAGTACCTGGGCTCCAACTTATGCCATCAGTTGACAGCTTTATAAGATTATCAGTCGCTATTACTACTTTTCCTTCACCAACAGTCAACTCTTTCTTCTCGCTATACCCGAGGAGGTAAACCACATTACCCAGCTCCAGACTAGGTTTGGAACAGGTTTTAAGGTAGTGAGGCTGCTGAACATGTGCATTTGCGTCTCCATCCATGACGTCAAGGCCCACTATTGTCAGATCTAATACAGAACTGGTAATAAAGAATCTGCAAACAAATGGGTACATAATCAGATGCATAAAATTGAAGCAGCCAGAAGAAAGCAGAACTTGTGTTAACAATAAACAAGATTATAAAGGACTAGAATGCAAAAAGCATTCGCTCATCAGAAGGCAAAATAATTTTAGAACGTACTAGCAGAGtgctaaaatgccaaaaaaaattaaaattatcatGGCAGCCAATTGACTTCAAGCCGTTTATGATGGTAAACAGGTAGGAAGAGCAAACCGAGCAcatcttcccccccccccccaacacacacacacacaaaaagcAGCTTATTTTACTGTACTGTGCAATCAATTTTAGCTCAGATACTTCTTTCATGCTTTACAGTTCAGGAGACACATAGAGGTAGACTGTCGTATACCAATTTTCCATTCAACTCCACAACATTGTCGCATCATATTGAACTTTATAATATTGGTTGCAAACACATAACAGCCTGTCAATTATATTCCAACCTGATTTAAGCTAAGTAGCTAACTAATCTTGAGTTGGTAAAACCAgcataagaaaaaaaagaactgACTTTTACATATCTGCAACTTTTTAATTCGTTAGACATTATTTGAGGCCAAAAGTGTCAACAACTTATGATGATCTTATAGTAGCTCGAAAGTTAGTTCTTCCACAGATAAGCCTAGATTTTCAGGAAAGCCTCACATTCTAGTAAACTATTTTGCACAGGATgatacttcatcttgtccttcaaGTTTCTCCATCTCTCTGTGACATAGATCATACCATGCAAAACTTGATTCACACGGATTTCTCAACTTTGTTTTCAGAAGATCAGACGCGATATTCATGTATGCTACTCATATTGTTAAGCTGCTTTCTTTTCTTATAGATTAAAGCAGTGTACACACACAAGCAAGCAACCAGTTCTGATGCGCAAATTGTACATCAGTCATGACCCATCTGATAACCTCCATGTTGGAACACCAAAAAAGTGCAGCCCGGTGCACAAAACATCCCACATTCCCGCAGGATCCAAGAAAGGGTCACATCCCAAAGTCTGTGATGTAGTCAGTCTactctaatgcaagcattagtggttgcttccaccgctcgaacccgtgacctatacgtcacacggagacaactttaccattGTTCCAACTAGCTTACTCGATATCACAATTGTGTTAATTAAAAATAAGTTAACAAATTCATCAGAGTTTTCTTGAAGTGTCTAAATCGGAAAAGCACTAGTAAACTTCAATACTGTGATCGATTATAAGTTGGAATAAGAAATCTCAATCTCAATCTCAAATCTATATCTAATTTTATGATAGACTATATTTGACAACTTTGTTTGTATTATTTATGTTAACTTCAAATTTCTGCGACCCTGGGAAAAAGAATCTCAACAAAACAATCATCAGAAGCACACGGTACATACAACTTTGTCGTAGAACCTTGACCAACTCTTTATGAAACACCAACATCATTTCTTTAATTGGGTAATACACAAACTAATTACTAACTTCTGTCCTGTgatgctaattacccattttgatAACATCAGTGATTGTaagcattttttattttattccttttccCTCTCAAGGAGGGATATGGTACCACAGGCCAAATTCAATACACAAATACAAACTTATAAGCTTCTGCCTTCTGCTAGTATGAAGCAATTCCATGCATTAACACTGAAACAGGCTTAATAGAAACAAAGAGATCAGGCAGAACATTGACCATTTTTCTGCTGAGTTAGGTACTTAGCAACAGCTTCCATCATGATAACAAAAGCTTGAATACTAACAAATGAAACATTAGCAGCTGCTTCTTCCTTGACCTCATACTCAATTGTGGCTTTGGTGATGCATGTTGTTTCATCCTTTTCTATGACATCAAAGCGGACCTGAAAGAAAGTGAATCCGCGATCAAGAAGCCCACCTTCCACTGCCATAGCTACTTTGACCCGCTTCTCATCATCCACAACGATAAATTTTTCCTTAGCATAGGTATACAGCGGAGTTCCCACTGGAAAGGTTAGTTTGAGGACTGTCCCAACACCGCCATCGCCTTCAATTATGTCAACTTTGTGTAGGATATGTGGAAGCTCTTTGACCACAATATCGGCCAGTTGAAGCGTGCCATAGACCTTCCAAGCTTCACTGGCAGCCACAGCTACTTCAATCTCTTCAGAAACCGTTCCAAACATAATTTTTGGTGGTTCTAAGACTAATTCTCGGCGGAAGAAGCAATAAAGAGAAAAGCCTTTAAATTACTGAATATGCTCTTTCATGTACCTCTCTAAGTATATATAAAGGCTACAACTAAAATGGTCTCAAATTCCACATCAAGACAAAGGTGCACACAAAGAGAATATATATTCACAGATTCCAAACACTGTAACAGCCGGCCGGCCGGCCAGTTATTCAATGCCTTTTTAGTAACAACCAACATTTTGCTCAACTATGCTGGCCTAAACAACTAACTAATCTTATAAGTAGTAATCTAACTAACAGAACCCATAGACAAAGGTAAAGCTTTTATCTTTAGAAACAACACtacaaaatagaaagaagaaaactAGTAAAAGGGGAAAGGGGGCAGACCTGTGAGGGAAAAGGGAAGAAGCGACGCCGTTTTGGAGTTGGATCTCAGCAGCTTCAGCAGCAGCAACAGAAGGGAGAATAAGGTGAGTAGTGAGCAAAAGATTCCTGTGAATCAAGAAACCAGTGCCACTAGCAGCTATGTGGGCCATAGCAG is drawn from Nicotiana tabacum cultivar K326 chromosome 22, ASM71507v2, whole genome shotgun sequence and contains these coding sequences:
- the LOC107825294 gene encoding uncharacterized protein LOC107825294 — its product is MGILVDSWCFCNGGGKSERMKASMFSTKGPAMAHIAASGTGFLIHRNLLLTTHLILPSVAAAEAAEIQLQNGVASSLFPHRFFITSSVLDLTIVGLDVMDGDANAHVQQPHYLKTCSKPSLELGNVVYLLGYSEKKELTVGEGKVVIATDNLIKLSTDGISWSPGTAGFDVHGNLAFIVCDPMKLATSSHSKSSSASPSSSSSRKDFPMQFGIPIPIICDWLNQHWEGNLDDINKPKLPIVRLMSAGQKSEHSCASFTMRRVFKSSEAENGETPSSSNRLSKPREHSGPSCSAFATNMEDEALTTDPHTVHGIRTPEIYESPNLTSVPVGKKEGTHIQLLDINFLPRIAKFPDSAQPARKIPSSFGENFVNKPSLQQPIREDKPNDMWQSNPVADAEIASTGSVNGVQSEVQSSSSPIKILEMENGYSSDGQITMYSAETAESRNIPSPREGRYQQVGRSQSCVNYNRWGAVQNNSGARRAMLEQQRSGMQGRKVYSQGATSQRSNDYYSPTVSSIMKKRNNLEPPIRRNSVEPPTRPRQSAVNSSPRWNF